In Acidimicrobiales bacterium, one genomic interval encodes:
- a CDS encoding type II toxin-antitoxin system HipA family toxin produces the protein MTTFRVHLDGPGGTIPVGTARNVRSRGVDTTEFTYDDAWLAGPGWAISPDLPVRTGRAVVEGLPGALADCAPDAWGRNLITRQWAGLARDAGRSGASPSEVDFLLGVHDQARQGALRLCLEDGAPFLADSAEVPKLMELERLLDASRAVATSDAHEAVATLLAAGSGSLGGARPKASVADGDVLHLAKFPQAGDRWDVIRWEAVALDLAAACGLPAPVHRLVEVGDVPVLLVERFDRDGDARLPYLSAQSLMGRRPGAVGDYLELAEAVAAHGSDVAADLADLWKRIAFSMAVNNVDDHLRNHGLLRAPGGWTLSPVFDVNPDPRPGAARATPIAGTSRSEAGVDALLANAARFGLDSAAAESHWQDVRKVVAGWRSAADAAGISSPEQDTFAPSLDRWAPD, from the coding sequence ATGACGACGTTCCGTGTGCACCTCGACGGACCCGGTGGCACGATCCCGGTCGGTACCGCCCGGAACGTCCGCTCTCGCGGGGTCGACACCACCGAGTTCACCTATGACGACGCCTGGCTGGCCGGTCCGGGCTGGGCCATCAGCCCGGACCTCCCGGTTCGGACGGGACGGGCGGTGGTGGAGGGACTGCCGGGCGCGCTCGCCGACTGCGCTCCCGATGCCTGGGGTCGGAACCTGATCACCCGGCAGTGGGCCGGGCTCGCACGCGACGCCGGGCGGTCGGGTGCCTCGCCATCAGAGGTCGACTTCCTCCTCGGCGTGCACGACCAGGCCCGGCAGGGCGCGCTCCGCCTGTGCCTCGAAGACGGTGCTCCGTTCCTCGCCGACAGCGCCGAGGTGCCGAAGCTGATGGAGCTCGAGCGCCTGCTCGATGCCAGCCGGGCCGTTGCGACCTCTGACGCCCACGAGGCGGTCGCCACGCTGCTCGCCGCCGGTTCGGGCTCGCTCGGCGGCGCCCGGCCGAAGGCGTCCGTCGCCGACGGCGACGTCCTCCACCTGGCGAAGTTCCCCCAGGCCGGCGACCGCTGGGACGTCATCCGGTGGGAGGCCGTCGCCCTCGACCTCGCGGCTGCGTGTGGCCTGCCGGCGCCGGTGCACCGACTCGTCGAGGTCGGCGACGTCCCGGTGCTGCTCGTGGAGCGCTTCGACCGGGACGGTGACGCTCGCCTTCCCTATCTGAGCGCCCAGTCGCTGATGGGACGCCGTCCGGGGGCGGTGGGCGACTACCTCGAGCTCGCCGAGGCAGTCGCCGCACACGGCAGCGACGTCGCCGCCGACCTAGCGGACCTCTGGAAGCGCATCGCGTTCTCCATGGCCGTGAACAACGTCGACGACCACCTCCGCAACCACGGGCTGCTTCGTGCCCCCGGGGGCTGGACGCTCTCACCCGTGTTCGACGTCAACCCTGACCCCCGCCCCGGTGCGGCCCGGGCGACGCCGATCGCCGGCACCTCGAGGTCGGAGGCCGGCGTCGACGCCCTGTTGGCCAACGCCGCACGGTTCGGCCTGGATTCGGCGGCGGCCGAGAGCCACTGGCAGGACGTGCGCAAGGTGGTCGCCGGCTGGCGCTCCGCCGCCGACGCCGCTGGCATCTCATCGCCCGAACAGGACACGTTTGCTCCGTCTCTCGACCGCTGGGCGCCCGACTGA
- a CDS encoding DUF11 domain-containing protein — MRVMAEQFDKFKGKAAGGRRRPFSWGHVLAPLAVVAVLGAALVTSPTRAPWTAPPELTAAGEQLHYLPLDAQQFYDTLLSEEPGLPAQDVRLISSIISSRAGNTVAIDHWEDGYDADPIGSPSSTTEVSTMGEGEVQVLDNVIVLANIGDITPGGSGQPYYDGRDKIVSTSPTVVTMGGWGNSTGSVHAGASAVPEVSRYGYAFESPVGENTPFPSGSPTASPWEYTGLIVAAAQDGTTVNITGEAPVSLDEGDLHLVDGGINVGDDITADKPIAVYLATGDVGAGFEGRLYELTPTERWTDTYFSPVTSTNNSARVTRAFLYNPGSSAITVNVTRSNATSTTVTVPANGQASYLFPSDVGAKFESSGNPFYALQVITTPESGNDSSSSWNWGFSLIPQAYLTPMVVLGYATGSSNLTENDSAVWVAPAAATTIYVDRDGDTSTGPLTDANGNKYDFSCAMNALRPRLIADDGTTTCHVPSAFTNAVGSGDADMTGARIYTLDGTSLAAAWGQVPGLNAQNPAIDMGTTVLPFPTVDLDKTSVIVDDDGDGLADPGETIRYTISATNAGITPVDNLLLSDEVPEHTTYVLGTTVHNGSPIPDDGSGTPFPLDGAGVTLPPALSIGQTRTVTFDVKVDKPLDPTVTQIVNEATLATSYGTYTDVDVKPVSPPEPGIALAKTVYPGHDGGASCQGADLVAGTNGDAVTYCFTVTNDGDTYLGTVTLDDPDLGIDDTDMTLVSGDPSLVAAGDTVTWAYETTIDGDLTNTATATAAPVDDQNVPLPDTGPITDDDSAQVDEVAPALSIAKTIYRGHDDGALCQGQETATGVNGDPVTYCFAVTNTGDTTLAPVTVSDPDLGIDQTDMGVVSGDLAQLDPGDTAILYHETTLDGDLTNTATGTGTPSDPNGDPLPGVDPVDDDDTADADEVHPALSVAKTVYQGHDAGASCQGSNLVNALNGEDLTWCFVVTNDGDTELAPITLDDGDLGIDETDMTVLSGTLATLAPGDSVALYYQGAAAGDLTNTVTATGVPADGSSDPLPGLTPVTDEDDAAVDTVGPAVTIQKTVYRGHDAGAGCDGVENLSGRNGEEVTWCFRVTNSGDTDLSPVTLVDGDLGIDESDLTVLSGDLSNLPAGETAVLYLEGTVDGDLHNTAAVTGTPVDGNGDPLVGIDDVTDEDDATIDEVAPAVSVAKTVYRGHTAGAGCPGGELVNAANGGAVTWCFTITNDGDTRLAPVELTDLDLGIAELDLTVVSGDLAGIDPGQSVVAYYEGTVAGDVVNTATVTGTPTDPGGTPLPGVDPVTDDDTAEVDEVGPMVEVAKTVYAGHDGGASCPGSELQRGANGAAVTYCFTVTNTGDTDLSPVTLADADLGIDETAMDVISGDLALVAPGDSVVLAYQTTLDGDLVNDVTVTATGVDDQGDPFDGIDPVTDDDTAEVQEVTPSIDITKGIYAGHDTGAGCPGAGGLTAVDGDPVTYCFTVVNNGGATLAPVTVVDPQLNIDQSDMAVLSGDLASMAPGATTVLYYETNVANDLVNTATATGTPRDGDDPLPGSGDVTDDDQVTVDEVTPAISVAKTVYQGHDAGASCQGGNLVREANGADVTWCFAISNDGDTNLAPVTLADAALGGIDETDLTVLSGDLSNLAVGETALLYYEGSVTGSLTNTAVVTGTPADPGGDAYPGLEDVTAQDDAEVEQIAPSISVAKTVYKDHDGGTTCPGNELVQGATGAEVTYCFVVTNDGDTTLADVAVADVALGNLTEADLSGDTAALASMAPGDSAVLYYETTIDGDLLNTAEVTGTPVDDQGDPFSGIDPVTDSDTAEVDDVSPSVAIDKSVYAGHDSGASCAGAGSIALRKGDAVTYCFVITNDGEATLDPVTFSDPLLGLTEANVSVASGSFGDPLAPGDSIVAYHEDDVDGDLTNVATVTGTPVDDGGDPLPGSDPVTDEDVATVDEVDPAISVAKTVYQGHDAGTSCDAAGERAFGLDGDPVTWCFVVTNEGDTPLAPVDFADADLAIDEGDLTVVGAGDLASLDPQESVTLYYEGTVTRDLVNTASVTGTPVDGNGDPLPEVEDVTDEDTAEVVEVAPAVSVAKTVYQGHTGGAGCAGGESVPGLDGDPVTYCFEVTNTGDTTLTPVTLDDQTLGITQGAMQVLSGSLDSLGIGQSAVLYYETTMTEDLTNTVTATGTPSDGQGDPLPGIDEVTDTDTAAVEEVAPSISIEKTVARGHDSGANCTGTDQLFGLAGEDVTWCFVVTNTGDTRLVDASFVDDDLVIDETDLTVVGGGSLASLEPDESVTLYFDGVIAGDLPNTAEVTATPADDQGDPLAGVDDVSASDDAEVVQVAPSVSIVKTVYQGHNDGDGCEGSNLVAGENGDAVTYCFVITNDGDTPLVPVDFADPALSLVDASTLGGDVAALDSMGPDDTVTLYYETTVNGDLTNTATVTGSPADDSGDPLPGVDDVTDDDSAVVDGVGPAIHVAKTVYGGHDAGAGCEGAELLTALLGDDATWCFVVTNNGDTILADVTLEDADLGATGITEADLSGDTAALASMEPGDTAVLFYEGTVDADLVNTATVTGIPVDDQGDPLNVREPTDSDTAEVDAIEPSVSVSKTVYRDHDGGASCPGGDSVTGIAGRDVTWCFVVTNDGDTRLAPVLLDDADLGVDQGTLSVFSGDLSAMDPGDTAVLYYEGTVDDDLDNTATVTGTPVDETDTPLPRTEDVTDDDTATVDEIAPSFTLLTEVNDPFTGDWYDADADGPTLGSNDGVPATLRAGDTASFRFTVTNTGDVGVTDLAVDAPQCDEAPAVVSGDSINSGVLDVGEVWVLSCTVSDLTGGFTLDATASGGSPDGPAAGSGDHEVAEVQVSALTVEKLVLDPATGDFVDSAIIETGEDATYQIVVTNTGEVPLAGISVADELGPDCERTFTDTLDPGDSFAAYTCVVSGVDEGFVNVAVATGTPVDDTDTPIGVDVTDEDTATVDTVASPVTDLAITKDLIEIDNTDLVATWQVTVTNVGDTAATEPIIVTDELAEGLQYRDASGDGWICDFADPVVTCVTDTDLAPGGATSFTIETYVVGEPGDTVTNVARVDGIEDTNTDNNTDDAAVEVDENGLEPVIPGNLPRTGSDIAGLVLAAGLLIVTGAGLRRWSKKLS; from the coding sequence ATGCGCGTCATGGCGGAGCAGTTCGACAAGTTCAAGGGCAAGGCGGCGGGCGGCCGCCGGCGGCCCTTCTCGTGGGGCCACGTGCTGGCACCGTTGGCGGTGGTGGCCGTGCTGGGGGCGGCCCTGGTCACGTCGCCGACGCGTGCGCCCTGGACGGCGCCGCCGGAGCTGACGGCGGCAGGGGAGCAGTTGCACTACCTCCCTCTCGACGCCCAGCAGTTCTACGACACGCTGCTCAGCGAGGAGCCGGGCCTGCCCGCACAGGACGTGCGCCTCATCAGCTCGATCATCTCGTCCCGCGCGGGCAACACCGTGGCCATCGACCACTGGGAGGACGGCTACGACGCCGACCCGATCGGCAGCCCGAGCTCGACGACCGAGGTCTCGACCATGGGTGAAGGGGAGGTCCAGGTCCTCGACAACGTCATCGTGCTCGCCAACATCGGTGACATCACCCCGGGTGGGTCGGGTCAGCCCTACTACGACGGCCGGGACAAGATCGTCTCGACCTCGCCCACCGTCGTGACCATGGGCGGGTGGGGGAACTCGACCGGCTCGGTGCACGCCGGCGCGTCGGCGGTGCCCGAGGTGTCCCGCTACGGCTACGCCTTCGAGAGCCCCGTCGGCGAGAACACGCCGTTCCCTTCGGGCAGCCCCACGGCCTCGCCGTGGGAGTACACCGGCCTGATCGTCGCTGCGGCGCAAGACGGCACCACCGTGAACATCACGGGGGAAGCACCGGTCAGCCTGGACGAGGGTGACCTGCACCTCGTCGACGGCGGCATTAACGTGGGCGACGACATCACGGCCGACAAGCCCATCGCCGTGTACCTCGCCACCGGCGACGTCGGCGCCGGCTTCGAGGGGCGGCTCTACGAGCTCACCCCGACCGAGCGCTGGACCGACACCTACTTCTCGCCGGTGACCTCGACCAACAACAGCGCCCGGGTCACCCGCGCGTTCCTCTACAACCCCGGCAGCTCGGCCATCACGGTGAACGTGACCCGCTCGAACGCGACGAGCACCACCGTCACGGTTCCCGCCAACGGGCAGGCCAGCTACCTCTTCCCGTCCGACGTCGGCGCGAAGTTCGAGAGCAGCGGCAACCCCTTCTACGCCCTCCAGGTGATCACCACGCCGGAGTCCGGCAACGACAGCAGCTCGTCGTGGAACTGGGGCTTCTCGCTCATCCCGCAGGCCTACCTGACGCCGATGGTCGTCCTCGGGTACGCCACCGGCTCGTCCAACCTCACGGAGAACGACAGCGCGGTGTGGGTCGCTCCCGCCGCCGCAACCACGATCTACGTCGACCGCGACGGCGACACGTCCACCGGTCCGCTCACCGACGCGAACGGGAACAAGTACGACTTCAGCTGCGCGATGAACGCCCTGCGGCCGCGCCTGATCGCCGACGACGGCACCACCACCTGCCACGTCCCCAGCGCCTTCACCAACGCAGTTGGCAGTGGCGACGCCGACATGACGGGTGCGCGCATCTACACCCTCGACGGCACGTCGCTGGCGGCGGCCTGGGGACAGGTCCCGGGGCTGAACGCACAGAACCCCGCCATCGACATGGGCACCACCGTGCTGCCCTTCCCGACCGTCGACCTCGACAAGACGTCGGTCATCGTGGACGACGACGGCGACGGGCTCGCCGACCCCGGCGAGACCATCCGCTACACCATCTCGGCCACCAACGCCGGCATCACCCCCGTCGACAACCTGCTGTTGAGCGACGAGGTGCCCGAGCACACCACCTACGTGCTGGGCACCACCGTCCACAACGGCAGCCCCATCCCCGACGATGGCTCGGGCACGCCCTTCCCCCTCGACGGCGCCGGGGTCACGCTCCCGCCGGCACTGTCGATCGGGCAGACCCGCACCGTGACCTTCGACGTGAAGGTGGACAAGCCGCTCGACCCGACCGTCACCCAGATCGTCAACGAGGCCACCCTCGCCACGAGCTACGGCACGTACACCGACGTCGACGTGAAGCCCGTCTCGCCACCCGAGCCCGGCATCGCGCTCGCGAAGACCGTCTACCCCGGCCATGACGGCGGGGCGTCCTGCCAGGGCGCCGACCTCGTCGCCGGCACCAACGGCGACGCCGTCACCTACTGCTTCACCGTCACCAACGACGGCGACACCTACCTCGGCACCGTGACCCTCGACGACCCGGACCTCGGCATCGACGACACGGACATGACCCTCGTCTCGGGCGACCCGTCGCTGGTCGCCGCCGGCGACACCGTGACGTGGGCCTACGAGACCACCATCGACGGTGACCTCACCAACACGGCGACCGCCACGGCGGCGCCCGTGGACGACCAGAACGTGCCCCTGCCCGACACCGGGCCCATCACCGACGACGACTCGGCCCAGGTGGACGAGGTGGCCCCCGCCCTCTCGATCGCCAAGACGATCTACCGCGGCCACGACGACGGCGCACTGTGCCAGGGCCAGGAGACCGCGACGGGCGTGAACGGTGACCCCGTGACCTACTGCTTCGCGGTCACCAACACCGGGGACACGACCCTCGCCCCCGTCACCGTCAGCGACCCCGACCTCGGCATCGACCAGACCGACATGGGCGTCGTCTCCGGCGACCTCGCCCAGCTCGACCCGGGCGACACCGCGATCCTCTACCACGAGACCACCCTCGACGGTGACCTCACCAACACCGCCACCGGCACCGGCACCCCGTCCGACCCGAACGGCGACCCCCTGCCCGGCGTCGACCCGGTCGACGACGACGACACCGCCGACGCCGACGAGGTGCACCCCGCCCTGTCGGTGGCGAAGACCGTGTACCAGGGCCACGACGCCGGGGCCTCCTGCCAGGGCAGCAACCTGGTCAACGCCCTGAACGGCGAGGACCTGACCTGGTGCTTCGTGGTCACCAACGACGGTGACACCGAGCTCGCCCCGATCACCCTCGACGACGGCGACCTCGGCATCGACGAGACCGATATGACCGTCCTGTCCGGCACCCTGGCGACGCTCGCCCCCGGCGACTCGGTCGCCCTCTACTACCAGGGCGCCGCCGCCGGCGACCTCACCAACACGGTCACCGCCACCGGCGTCCCCGCCGACGGCTCGAGCGACCCGCTGCCCGGGCTCACCCCGGTCACCGACGAGGACGACGCTGCGGTCGACACCGTCGGCCCCGCCGTCACCATCCAGAAGACCGTCTACCGGGGCCACGACGCCGGTGCCGGCTGCGACGGCGTCGAGAACCTCTCGGGCCGCAACGGCGAAGAGGTCACCTGGTGCTTCCGGGTGACCAACAGCGGTGACACCGACCTGTCGCCGGTGACCCTCGTCGACGGCGACCTCGGCATCGACGAGAGCGACCTGACCGTCCTCTCGGGTGATCTCTCGAACCTGCCCGCCGGCGAGACCGCGGTCCTCTACCTCGAGGGCACGGTCGACGGCGACCTGCACAACACCGCCGCCGTCACCGGCACCCCGGTCGACGGCAACGGCGACCCCCTCGTGGGCATCGACGACGTGACCGACGAGGACGACGCCACCATCGACGAGGTGGCCCCGGCCGTCTCGGTGGCCAAGACCGTCTACCGCGGCCACACCGCGGGCGCCGGCTGCCCCGGCGGCGAGCTGGTGAACGCCGCCAACGGCGGTGCGGTCACGTGGTGCTTCACCATCACCAACGACGGTGACACCCGCCTCGCCCCGGTCGAGCTGACCGACCTCGACCTCGGCATCGCCGAGCTCGACCTCACCGTCGTGTCCGGCGACCTCGCCGGCATCGATCCCGGCCAGAGCGTCGTGGCCTACTACGAGGGCACCGTCGCCGGCGACGTCGTCAACACGGCCACCGTGACCGGCACCCCGACCGATCCGGGTGGCACCCCGCTGCCCGGCGTCGACCCCGTCACCGACGACGACACCGCCGAGGTGGACGAGGTCGGCCCGATGGTCGAGGTGGCCAAGACCGTCTACGCCGGCCACGACGGCGGTGCCTCCTGCCCCGGCAGCGAGCTGCAGCGGGGAGCGAACGGCGCGGCCGTCACGTACTGCTTCACGGTCACCAACACCGGCGACACCGACCTCTCGCCGGTGACCCTGGCCGACGCCGACCTCGGCATCGACGAGACCGCCATGGACGTGATCTCCGGTGACCTCGCCCTCGTGGCGCCCGGCGACTCGGTCGTGCTCGCCTACCAGACCACCCTCGACGGCGACCTCGTCAACGACGTGACCGTCACGGCCACCGGGGTCGACGACCAGGGCGATCCCTTCGACGGGATCGACCCGGTCACCGACGACGACACCGCCGAGGTGCAGGAGGTGACGCCGTCCATCGACATCACCAAGGGCATCTACGCCGGCCACGACACCGGTGCGGGCTGCCCCGGCGCCGGCGGCCTCACCGCGGTCGACGGTGACCCCGTCACCTACTGCTTCACCGTGGTCAACAACGGCGGCGCCACCCTGGCGCCGGTCACCGTCGTCGACCCGCAGCTGAACATCGACCAGAGCGACATGGCCGTGCTGTCGGGCGACCTCGCCTCGATGGCCCCCGGCGCCACCACCGTCCTCTACTACGAGACGAACGTGGCCAACGACCTCGTCAACACGGCGACCGCCACCGGCACCCCGCGGGACGGCGACGACCCGCTGCCGGGCTCGGGTGACGTGACCGACGACGACCAGGTCACCGTGGACGAGGTCACCCCGGCCATCTCGGTGGCCAAGACCGTGTACCAGGGCCACGACGCCGGCGCCTCCTGCCAGGGCGGGAACCTCGTCCGGGAGGCGAACGGCGCCGACGTCACCTGGTGCTTCGCGATCAGCAACGACGGTGACACCAACCTCGCCCCCGTCACCCTCGCCGACGCGGCCCTGGGGGGCATCGACGAGACGGACCTCACGGTCCTCTCCGGCGATCTCTCGAACCTCGCCGTCGGGGAGACCGCCCTCCTCTACTACGAGGGCTCCGTCACGGGCAGCCTCACCAACACCGCGGTGGTCACGGGCACGCCCGCCGACCCCGGTGGTGACGCCTACCCGGGCCTCGAGGACGTGACCGCCCAGGACGATGCCGAGGTCGAGCAGATCGCCCCGTCGATCTCGGTGGCCAAGACCGTCTACAAGGACCACGACGGGGGCACGACCTGCCCCGGCAACGAGCTCGTCCAGGGCGCCACCGGCGCCGAGGTGACGTACTGCTTCGTGGTCACCAACGACGGTGACACCACGCTGGCCGACGTCGCCGTGGCCGACGTCGCCCTGGGCAACCTCACCGAGGCCGACCTGAGCGGCGACACCGCCGCCCTGGCCTCGATGGCCCCGGGCGACTCCGCCGTCCTCTACTACGAGACCACCATCGATGGTGACCTCCTCAACACCGCGGAGGTGACCGGCACCCCGGTCGACGACCAGGGTGACCCCTTCAGCGGGATCGACCCCGTCACCGACTCGGACACCGCCGAGGTGGACGACGTCTCGCCGTCGGTCGCCATCGACAAGTCCGTCTACGCCGGCCACGACAGCGGCGCCAGCTGCGCCGGGGCGGGCAGCATCGCCCTGCGCAAGGGTGACGCCGTCACCTACTGCTTCGTCATCACCAACGACGGCGAGGCCACCCTCGACCCGGTCACGTTCAGCGACCCGCTCCTCGGCCTCACCGAGGCGAACGTCAGCGTGGCCTCGGGCAGCTTCGGCGACCCGCTGGCGCCGGGCGACTCCATCGTCGCCTACCACGAGGACGACGTGGACGGTGACCTGACCAACGTCGCCACCGTGACGGGCACCCCCGTCGACGACGGCGGGGACCCGCTGCCGGGCTCCGACCCCGTCACCGACGAGGACGTGGCCACCGTCGACGAGGTCGACCCGGCCATCTCGGTGGCCAAGACCGTGTACCAGGGCCACGACGCCGGCACGAGCTGTGACGCCGCCGGCGAGCGGGCCTTCGGCCTGGACGGCGATCCCGTCACCTGGTGCTTCGTCGTGACCAACGAGGGCGACACCCCGCTCGCCCCGGTGGACTTCGCCGACGCCGACCTGGCCATCGACGAGGGTGACCTCACCGTGGTGGGCGCGGGCGACCTCGCTTCGCTCGACCCGCAGGAGTCGGTGACCCTGTACTACGAGGGCACCGTCACCCGCGATCTCGTCAACACCGCCTCCGTCACCGGCACCCCCGTGGACGGCAACGGCGACCCGCTGCCCGAGGTGGAGGACGTGACCGACGAGGACACGGCCGAGGTGGTCGAGGTGGCGCCCGCCGTCTCGGTGGCCAAGACCGTGTACCAGGGCCACACCGGCGGCGCCGGGTGCGCCGGCGGCGAGTCGGTGCCGGGCCTCGACGGTGACCCCGTCACCTACTGCTTCGAGGTCACCAACACGGGTGACACCACCCTCACGCCGGTGACGCTCGACGACCAGACCCTCGGCATCACCCAGGGGGCCATGCAGGTCCTCTCCGGCAGCCTCGACTCGCTCGGGATCGGCCAGTCCGCGGTCCTGTACTACGAGACGACGATGACCGAGGACCTCACCAACACGGTGACGGCCACCGGCACCCCGTCGGACGGCCAGGGCGACCCCCTGCCGGGCATCGACGAGGTGACCGACACCGACACCGCAGCGGTCGAGGAGGTGGCGCCGTCCATCTCCATCGAGAAGACCGTGGCCCGGGGCCATGACTCCGGCGCCAACTGCACCGGCACCGACCAGCTCTTCGGCCTCGCCGGCGAGGACGTCACCTGGTGCTTCGTGGTGACCAACACCGGTGACACGAGGCTGGTTGACGCCAGCTTCGTGGATGACGACCTGGTCATCGACGAGACCGACCTCACCGTCGTGGGCGGCGGCAGCCTCGCCTCCCTCGAGCCGGACGAGTCGGTCACCCTGTACTTCGACGGCGTCATCGCCGGCGACCTGCCCAACACGGCCGAAGTCACCGCCACCCCGGCGGACGACCAGGGCGACCCGCTGGCCGGCGTCGACGACGTCAGCGCCAGCGACGACGCCGAGGTCGTCCAGGTGGCTCCGTCGGTCTCGATCGTCAAGACCGTCTACCAGGGCCACAACGACGGCGACGGGTGCGAGGGCTCGAACCTCGTGGCCGGCGAGAACGGTGACGCGGTCACCTACTGCTTCGTGATCACCAACGACGGTGACACCCCGCTCGTCCCGGTGGACTTCGCCGACCCGGCCCTGAGCCTCGTCGACGCCTCCACCCTGGGCGGCGACGTCGCCGCCCTGGACTCGATGGGCCCCGACGACACCGTCACCCTGTACTACGAGACCACCGTCAACGGTGACCTCACCAACACCGCCACCGTGACCGGCAGCCCCGCCGACGACAGCGGCGACCCGCTGCCCGGCGTGGACGACGTGACCGACGACGACTCCGCCGTGGTGGACGGCGTCGGCCCGGCCATCCACGTGGCCAAGACCGTCTACGGCGGTCACGACGCCGGCGCCGGCTGCGAGGGCGCCGAGCTCCTCACCGCCCTCCTGGGCGACGACGCCACCTGGTGCTTCGTGGTGACCAACAACGGGGACACCATCCTCGCCGACGTCACCCTCGAGGACGCCGACCTCGGCGCCACCGGCATCACCGAGGCCGACCTGAGCGGGGACACCGCCGCCCTGGCCTCGATGGAGCCCGGCGACACCGCCGTCCTCTTCTATGAGGGCACGGTCGACGCGGACCTGGTCAACACGGCCACGGTCACCGGCATCCCGGTGGACGACCAGGGCGATCCCCTGAACGTCCGTGAGCCCACGGACTCGGACACCGCCGAGGTCGACGCCATCGAGCCGTCGGTGTCGGTGAGCAAGACGGTCTACCGGGACCACGACGGCGGGGCGAGCTGCCCCGGCGGCGACTCGGTGACCGGCATCGCCGGCCGTGACGTGACCTGGTGCTTCGTGGTCACCAACGACGGTGACACCCGCCTGGCCCCCGTCCTGCTGGACGACGCCGACCTCGGCGTCGACCAGGGCACCCTCTCGGTGTTCTCGGGCGACCTGTCGGCCATGGACCCCGGCGACACCGCCGTCCTCTACTACGAGGGCACGGTCGACGACGACCTGGACAACACCGCCACGGTCACCGGCACGCCGGTGGACGAGACGGACACCCCGCTGCCGCGGACCGAGGACGTGACCGACGACGACACCGCCACGGTGGACGAGATCGCCCCGTCCTTCACGCTGCTCACCGAGGTGAACGACCCCTTCACCGGTGACTGGTACGACGCCGACGCCGACGGCCCGACCCTCGGGTCGAACGACGGCGTGCCCGCCACCCTGCGGGCCGGCGACACGGCCAGCTTCCGCTTCACCGTCACCAACACCGGCGACGTCGGCGTGACCGACCTGGCCGTGGACGCCCCGCAGTGCGACGAGGCGCCCGCGGTGGTCAGCGGGGACTCCATCAACTCCGGGGTCCTCGACGTCGGCGAGGTCTGGGTGCTGTCCTGCACCGTCAGCGACCTCACCGGCGGCTTCACCCTGGATGCGACCGCCAGCGGCGGCTCCCCGGACGGCCCTGCGGCCGGCTCGGGCGACCACGAGGTGGCCGAGGTGCAGGTGTCGGCCCTGACGGTAGAGAAGCTGGTGCTCGACCCCGCCACCGGCGACTTCGTCGACAGCGCCATCATCGAGACCGGGGAGGACGCCACGTACCAGATCGTGGTGACCAACACCGGTGAGGTGCCCCTGGCCGGGATCAGCGTGGCCGACGAGCTCGGCCCCGACTGCGAGCGGACGTTCACGGACACGCTCGACCCGGGTGACTCCTTCGCCGCCTACACCTGCGTGGTGTCGGGGGTGGACGAGGGCTTCGTCAACGTGGCCGTCGCCACGGGCACGCCGGTGGACGACACCGACACGCCCATCGGCGTCGACGTCACCGACGAGGACACCGCCACGGTGGACACCGTGGCCAGCCCGGTCACCGACCTCGCCATCACCAAGGACCTCATCGAGATCGACAACACCGATCTCGTGGCGACCTGGCAGGTGACGGTGACCAACGTGGGTGACACGGCGGCCACCGAGCCGATCATCGTCACCGACGAGCTGGCCGAGGGCCTCCAGTACCGCGACGCCAGCGGTGACGGCTGGATCTGCGACTTCGCCGACCCGGTCGTCACCTGCGTCACCGACACCGACCTCGCTCCCGGTGGGGCCACCAGCTTCACCATCGAGACCTACGTCGTCGGCGAGCCCGGCGACACGGTCACCAACGTGGCCCGCGTCGACGGGATCGAGGACACCAACACCGACAACAACACCGATGACGCGGCCGTCGAGGTGGACGAGAACGGCCTCGAGCCGGTCATCCCCGGCAACCTCCCCCGCACCGGCTCGGACATCGCCGGTCTGGTGCTCGCCGCCGGGCTCCTCATCGTCACCGGCGCCGGCCTCCGGCGCTGGTCCAAGAAGCTGAGCTGA
- a CDS encoding helix-turn-helix transcriptional regulator, with the protein MARPASFRTQQAAEEIGQNLAAWRKLLGLTAQQVAERAGTTRQTVGRLERGDLGVSLEILLGVSGALGILDEMAKATDPYETAFGRARADQALPKRVRR; encoded by the coding sequence ATGGCCCGACCGGCGTCATTTCGAACCCAGCAGGCGGCCGAGGAGATCGGCCAGAACCTGGCGGCGTGGCGCAAGCTGCTGGGTCTGACCGCACAGCAGGTGGCCGAGCGGGCCGGGACGACCCGCCAGACGGTCGGCCGGCTCGAGCGCGGGGATCTGGGCGTGAGCCTCGAGATCCTCCTCGGCGTCAGCGGCGCGCTCGGCATCCTCGACGAGATGGCCAAGGCCACCGACCCCTACGAGACCGCGTTCGGGCGGGCGAGAGCGGACCAGGCCCTGCCGAAGCGGGTGCGGCGATGA